In Pseudoduganella albidiflava, a single window of DNA contains:
- a CDS encoding helix-turn-helix domain-containing protein — protein MNFGEKLRQIRTQRGLTQPQFAEQLGIEQSYLSKLENDKSVPSAEMFTAILAGTGMDAATFLDGIDKETLATTLRHIPAVTRFSDHAVTVQVHHYQRWLYGCALAWIVGFALMLAANDGIFYSNKVYRYFSPGVILAGESELVFDKYEQILNLRQLAKIITPEEFAGQLADFKANRARPLTVETTAYRGSAYLEPAENGRRRFELLNEKHIEAPGNRVLQFLGAIVLASGFVGLFIEWRLRRMKNKTH, from the coding sequence ATGAACTTCGGCGAAAAACTCAGACAGATCCGTACGCAGCGCGGGCTTACCCAGCCACAGTTCGCGGAACAGCTCGGAATCGAACAGTCCTACCTCTCGAAGCTGGAAAACGATAAATCGGTCCCATCCGCGGAAATGTTCACCGCCATCCTTGCCGGCACGGGCATGGACGCGGCCACATTCCTGGACGGCATCGACAAGGAAACGCTCGCCACGACCTTGCGGCACATCCCGGCGGTGACCCGGTTCAGCGACCATGCGGTGACGGTACAGGTGCATCACTACCAGCGCTGGCTGTATGGCTGCGCGCTGGCGTGGATCGTCGGCTTTGCGCTGATGCTGGCCGCGAACGATGGCATTTTCTATTCCAACAAGGTGTACCGCTATTTTTCGCCCGGCGTGATCCTGGCCGGAGAAAGCGAACTGGTGTTCGACAAGTACGAGCAGATCCTGAACCTGCGGCAACTGGCCAAGATCATCACGCCCGAAGAGTTCGCCGGCCAGCTGGCCGACTTCAAGGCGAACCGGGCCAGGCCCCTGACGGTGGAGACAACGGCCTATCGCGGCAGCGCCTATCTGGAACCGGCGGAAAACGGCCGCCGGCGATTCGAACTGCTCAACGAGAAACACATCGAGGCGCCCGGCAACCGCGTCCTCCAGTTTCTCGGCGCGATCGTCCTCGCCTCCGGTTTCGTCGGACTGTTCATCGAATGGCGCCTGCGCCGCATGAAAAACAAAACCCATTGA
- a CDS encoding uracil-DNA glycosylase encodes MTVRIEPSWKQHLHAEFEKPYWTELTDFVRAEYAAGQCCPPGKHIFRAFDLTPFDQVKVVILGQDPYHTPGAAMGFCFSVPDGNRPQPSLQNIFQELESDLGIRRTRTDLSDWAEQGVFLLNAVLTVRARAAGSHAGKGWETFTDTAIRTLSEEREHLVFILWGSYAIAKRALIDTAKHLVITSPHPSPFSAHKGFFGSGPFSRANDYLREQGKEPIAWG; translated from the coding sequence ATGACCGTACGCATCGAGCCATCCTGGAAGCAGCACTTGCACGCCGAGTTCGAGAAGCCCTACTGGACCGAACTCACCGATTTTGTCCGCGCCGAGTACGCCGCCGGCCAATGCTGCCCGCCGGGCAAGCACATCTTCCGGGCCTTCGACCTCACGCCGTTCGACCAGGTCAAGGTCGTCATCCTCGGGCAGGACCCGTACCATACGCCCGGCGCCGCGATGGGCTTCTGTTTCTCCGTCCCGGACGGCAACCGCCCGCAGCCGAGCCTGCAGAACATCTTCCAGGAACTGGAAAGCGACCTGGGCATACGGCGCACGCGCACCGACCTGTCCGACTGGGCGGAGCAGGGCGTGTTCCTGCTGAACGCCGTGCTGACCGTGCGCGCCCGGGCCGCCGGTTCGCATGCGGGGAAGGGGTGGGAAACCTTCACCGATACCGCGATCCGCACGCTGTCCGAAGAACGCGAGCATCTGGTGTTCATCCTGTGGGGCAGCTACGCGATCGCCAAACGGGCGCTGATCGACACGGCGAAGCACCTCGTCATCACATCGCCGCACCCGTCGCCATTTTCGGCGCACAAAGGGTTCTTCGGCAGCGGGCCGTTTTCACGGGCGAACGATTATTTGCGGGAGCAGGGCAAGGAGCCGATTGCCTGGGGGTGA
- a CDS encoding porin — MSSVLFVSRRSKAACAAAFALACTHGGAYAQAKWTFGGFGTLVGVHSTENQADYTASPISPGQAGHSKEWAFDVDSRLGAQLGVQLDKRWSAVIQVVHEKDVRGSFRPHLEWANVKYQVTPELSVRAGRIALPLFLAADYRKASYALPWVRPPVELYSLMPISSNDGVDATYRWNAWGAKHETQVTLGNADVQITPEIRGKSRDAYAITQNTTIGALTMRATAASTTMNIPGAEEMFDALRSFGPRGVALANRYDIASRKIDIYNAGFSYDPGHWFLMGEIGRVNTRSMLGDQTAGYLSGGYRFGTVAPYATLARVDVNMATQVDGVPTAGLPPAAAGLATLLNTELNARLRSIGVQDTASVGVRWDIAPNYAFKMQLDRVRPRGGSNGTLTNVQPGFRSGQAFGVISAGVDFVF; from the coding sequence ATGTCATCAGTTCTTTTCGTTTCGCGCCGGAGCAAAGCCGCCTGCGCTGCCGCCTTCGCCCTCGCGTGCACGCACGGTGGCGCATACGCACAGGCCAAGTGGACCTTCGGCGGCTTCGGCACGCTGGTCGGCGTGCACTCCACGGAAAACCAGGCCGACTATACGGCCAGCCCGATATCGCCCGGCCAGGCCGGCCACAGCAAGGAGTGGGCGTTCGACGTGGATAGCCGGCTCGGCGCGCAGCTCGGCGTGCAGCTCGATAAACGCTGGTCGGCCGTCATCCAGGTGGTGCATGAAAAGGATGTGCGGGGCTCGTTCAGGCCGCATCTCGAATGGGCGAACGTGAAGTACCAGGTCACGCCGGAGCTGTCGGTGCGGGCCGGCCGCATCGCGCTGCCGCTGTTCCTGGCCGCGGACTACCGCAAGGCCAGCTACGCGCTGCCATGGGTGCGGCCCCCGGTCGAGCTGTACAGCCTGATGCCGATCTCCAGCAACGATGGCGTCGATGCCACCTACCGCTGGAACGCCTGGGGCGCCAAGCATGAGACCCAGGTCACGCTCGGCAATGCGGACGTGCAGATCACCCCTGAAATCCGCGGCAAGTCGCGCGATGCGTACGCCATTACGCAAAACACGACGATCGGCGCCCTGACGATGCGTGCCACCGCCGCATCGACGACGATGAACATTCCCGGTGCCGAAGAGATGTTCGATGCCCTGCGCAGCTTCGGGCCGCGCGGTGTCGCCCTGGCGAACCGCTACGACATCGCCTCGCGCAAGATCGACATCTACAACGCGGGTTTCAGCTACGATCCGGGCCACTGGTTCCTGATGGGCGAAATCGGGCGTGTCAATACCCGCTCCATGCTGGGTGACCAGACCGCGGGATATCTCAGCGGTGGATACCGGTTCGGCACCGTGGCGCCGTATGCCACGCTGGCCCGGGTCGACGTCAACATGGCCACCCAGGTCGACGGCGTGCCCACGGCGGGCCTGCCGCCCGCCGCGGCCGGGCTGGCAACCTTGCTGAACACCGAATTGAATGCGCGGCTGCGCTCCATCGGCGTGCAGGATACCGCCAGTGTCGGCGTACGCTGGGATATCGCGCCGAATTATGCGTTCAAGATGCAGCTCGACCGCGTGCGCCCGCGCGGTGGCTCGAACGGCACGTTGACCAACGTGCAGCCAGGCTTCCGTTCCGGCCAGGCGTTCGGCGTGATCAGCGCCGGCGTGGATTTCGTGTTCTGA
- a CDS encoding lysozyme inhibitor LprI family protein, translating to MWRKFILACACAMAFTEVHGEPQVDAAAAVLEQCDEFSQAGFRECLQRKVRNSLKSLARAEARAAISVERWDEDEQYIARARSRLRASKNAFVKYRDAQCAFATSLGGGAIGAALEMRRLACVYGLNTERTVALKRLTETMPLE from the coding sequence ATGTGGAGAAAGTTCATTCTTGCCTGTGCCTGCGCGATGGCCTTCACTGAAGTTCATGGCGAGCCGCAAGTGGATGCGGCTGCCGCGGTGCTCGAACAATGCGACGAGTTTTCCCAGGCCGGCTTTCGGGAATGCCTGCAACGCAAGGTGCGTAACAGCTTGAAATCGCTCGCCCGGGCCGAAGCCAGGGCAGCGATCTCAGTCGAGCGATGGGATGAAGATGAGCAGTACATCGCGCGTGCCCGAAGCCGGCTGCGTGCATCGAAAAACGCTTTCGTGAAATACCGCGACGCGCAGTGCGCATTTGCCACGTCGCTCGGCGGCGGAGCGATTGGCGCGGCCCTGGAAATGCGCCGGCTGGCATGTGTCTATGGCCTCAATACAGAACGTACCGTGGCGCTGAAGCGGCTGACGGAGACCATGCCACTCGAATAA
- a CDS encoding phosphate ABC transporter substrate-binding protein has product MLKRKLCCTLAALLVVGSAGAADLVVIVSARAPVTALRADQVADIFLAESNRFPDGGEATPVDQQVGTVLRDEFYVKVARRSPALMRAYWTKMIFTGRGQPPREVPGNAGVKKLVAENPGMIGYIDRSELDPTVRAVLMVR; this is encoded by the coding sequence ATGTTGAAGCGAAAACTCTGTTGTACGCTCGCGGCCCTGCTGGTGGTCGGCAGTGCCGGCGCCGCCGACCTGGTGGTCATCGTCTCGGCACGCGCGCCGGTGACGGCACTGCGCGCCGACCAGGTTGCCGATATCTTCCTCGCCGAATCGAACCGCTTCCCGGACGGCGGCGAGGCGACGCCGGTCGACCAGCAGGTCGGCACGGTGCTGCGCGACGAATTCTATGTAAAGGTGGCGCGCCGCTCGCCTGCCCTGATGCGGGCCTACTGGACCAAGATGATTTTCACCGGCCGCGGCCAGCCGCCGCGTGAAGTGCCCGGCAATGCCGGCGTGAAGAAACTGGTTGCCGAGAATCCCGGCATGATCGGCTACATCGACCGCTCGGAGCTCGACCCGACCGTGCGTGCGGTGCTGATGGTGCGCTGA
- a CDS encoding AraC family transcriptional regulator — protein MTNQAMTAPLPPTVARLVAPGVPLASCIRGYMLRSTLDVSLAPAQRLNRFPATPFCAITWMIVGSGELVEPATPGAVAPQGAAVFSGPRTRPCVTGNPGPVHTLTVLFFADALHALTGLDMATLLDTMAPADTVLGDEWHEVLAAVVVAPDDDARISVFEAWLEPRWRAARGATGASAWLPARDWVQALAVRAAATGAGRSARMAERRVRAWAGHPLRTLRRFARVEESLLAARDEHQAGHVSLSDVALRGGYSDQAHLSREARELIGNSPREIIRLAETDESYWPYRIWW, from the coding sequence ATGACAAACCAAGCCATGACTGCGCCCTTGCCGCCAACGGTCGCCCGCCTCGTCGCACCCGGCGTGCCGCTTGCCTCGTGCATTCGCGGCTACATGCTGCGCAGCACCCTGGACGTTTCCCTCGCGCCTGCCCAGCGGCTGAACCGCTTCCCTGCCACGCCATTCTGCGCGATCACCTGGATGATTGTCGGCAGCGGCGAGCTCGTCGAACCGGCCACGCCGGGCGCGGTGGCGCCCCAGGGCGCCGCCGTTTTCTCCGGCCCGCGCACACGGCCATGCGTAACAGGCAATCCCGGCCCGGTGCACACGCTGACGGTGCTGTTCTTCGCCGATGCGCTGCACGCGCTGACGGGCCTCGACATGGCCACGCTGCTCGATACCATGGCGCCGGCCGATACCGTGCTCGGCGACGAGTGGCACGAAGTGCTGGCCGCGGTGGTGGTGGCGCCCGATGACGACGCGCGGATCAGCGTGTTCGAAGCGTGGCTGGAACCGCGCTGGCGCGCAGCCCGTGGCGCGACGGGAGCCAGCGCATGGCTGCCGGCGCGGGACTGGGTGCAGGCGCTCGCGGTGCGCGCCGCGGCCACCGGCGCCGGACGTAGCGCCCGGATGGCCGAACGGCGCGTGCGGGCCTGGGCGGGGCATCCGCTGCGCACGCTGCGGCGCTTCGCCCGCGTGGAAGAATCGCTGCTTGCCGCGCGCGACGAGCACCAGGCCGGCCACGTGTCGCTGTCGGATGTCGCGCTGCGCGGCGGCTATTCGGACCAGGCGCACCTGTCGCGCGAAGCACGCGAGCTGATCGGCAACAGCCCGCGGGAGATCATCCGGCTGGCGGAGACGGATGAGAGTTACTGGCCGTACCGGATCTGGTGGTAG